Proteins encoded in a region of the Natranaeroarchaeum aerophilus genome:
- a CDS encoding RNA-protein complex protein Nop10: MKSDIRICSAWREAHERPVYTLSSNCPECGAGAVNSAPAPFNPEDPHGEYRRALKRRARE, from the coding sequence ATGAAATCGGACATCCGGATCTGTTCGGCGTGGCGCGAGGCCCACGAACGCCCGGTGTACACCCTTTCTTCGAACTGTCCCGAATGCGGGGCCGGCGCGGTAAACAGCGCACCCGCGCCCTTTAACCCGGAGGATCCGCACGGCGAGTACCGACGCGCACTTAAGCGACGCGCCCGCGAGTAA
- a CDS encoding translation initiation factor IF-2 subunit alpha, with the protein MKFSGWPESGELVVGEVDEIEDFGVFVDLKEYDDKRGLTHVSEVASGWIKNVRDHVREGQTVVCKVLDVDEDAQQIDLSIKDVNDHQRSEKIQEWKNEQKADNWMLLAFGEDVDDETYTRVANGILAEFGSLYDGFEEAAIHGHEALEGTDLDDDDLDALVETARENVSVPYVNVTGYVDLECPTPTGVDSIKEALKAAEGNGEVPDEVDLEVTYVGSPEYRIKVQAPNYKTAESELETSADRGIEAIEGIGGTGEFHRERRTDDE; encoded by the coding sequence ATGAAATTTAGCGGCTGGCCAGAGTCCGGCGAGCTCGTCGTCGGCGAGGTCGACGAGATCGAGGACTTCGGCGTCTTCGTCGATCTCAAGGAGTACGACGACAAACGCGGCCTGACACACGTCAGCGAGGTCGCCTCCGGCTGGATCAAGAACGTCCGCGATCACGTCCGCGAGGGACAGACGGTCGTCTGCAAGGTCCTTGATGTCGACGAGGATGCCCAGCAGATCGACCTCTCGATCAAGGACGTCAACGACCACCAGCGCTCCGAGAAGATTCAGGAGTGGAAAAACGAGCAAAAAGCGGATAACTGGATGCTGCTCGCCTTCGGCGAGGACGTCGACGACGAGACCTACACTCGCGTCGCCAACGGGATCCTCGCGGAGTTCGGCAGCCTCTACGACGGCTTCGAGGAGGCCGCCATCCACGGTCACGAGGCGCTCGAAGGAACCGATCTCGACGACGACGACCTTGACGCGCTCGTCGAGACGGCTCGCGAGAACGTCTCGGTGCCCTACGTCAACGTCACCGGCTACGTCGACCTCGAATGTCCGACCCCGACCGGCGTCGACTCGATCAAAGAGGCGCTGAAAGCCGCCGAAGGAAACGGTGAGGTGCCCGACGAAGTCGACCTCGAAGTGACCTACGTCGGCTCGCCCGAGTACCGCATCAAGGTGCAGGCACCGAACTACAAGACCGCCGAGAGCGAACTCGAAACGAGTGCCGACCGCGGTATCGAAGCAATCGAGGGGATCGGCGGCACCGGCGAGTTCCATCGCGAACGCCGCACCGACGACGAGTAA
- a CDS encoding 30S ribosomal protein S27e — translation MAGNFYKVKCPDCENEQVVFGKASTEVSCAVCGVTLATPTGGKAEFEGEVLDVVENRTAEAQ, via the coding sequence ATGGCAGGAAATTTCTACAAAGTCAAGTGTCCGGATTGCGAGAACGAACAGGTCGTCTTCGGCAAGGCCTCCACGGAGGTCTCGTGTGCGGTCTGTGGCGTCACGCTCGCCACGCCCACCGGTGGAAAGGCGGAGTTCGAGGGCGAGGTCCTCGACGTCGTCGAGAACCGTACTGCCGAGGCGCAGTGA
- a CDS encoding 50S ribosomal protein L44e — protein sequence MEMPRRFNTYCPHCNEHYEHEVEKVRTGRQTGMKWIDRQEKRNKGIGNDGKFSKVPGGDKPTKKTDLKYRCGECGKAHLRPGWRAGRLTFQE from the coding sequence ATGGAAATGCCACGCCGATTTAACACGTACTGCCCGCACTGCAACGAGCACTACGAACACGAAGTCGAGAAGGTTCGTACCGGTCGCCAGACCGGCATGAAGTGGATCGACCGACAGGAAAAGCGTAACAAAGGAATCGGGAACGACGGCAAGTTCTCGAAGGTGCCCGGTGGCGACAAGCCCACCAAGAAGACAGACCTCAAATACCGCTGTGGCGAGTGCGGCAAAGCCCACCTCCGTCCGGGCTGGCGTGCCGGTCGCCTGACGTTCCAGGAGTGA
- a CDS encoding HAH_0734 family protein yields the protein MKRLIIRGDPGIRRNAVIEHDGEELTLFQINRNGDWHGPDEVQLWCVAGTEDERESYDKREYIPHFLDVDRLDAGEVTVIERAG from the coding sequence ATGAAGCGTCTCATCATTCGCGGGGATCCCGGGATCCGTCGCAACGCCGTCATCGAGCACGATGGCGAGGAACTGACGCTGTTCCAGATCAACCGCAACGGTGACTGGCACGGCCCCGACGAGGTCCAGCTGTGGTGTGTCGCCGGAACCGAAGACGAGCGCGAGAGCTACGACAAACGCGAGTACATCCCACACTTCCTCGACGTCGACAGACTCGACGCCGGTGAGGTCACCGTCATCGAGCGAGCGGGATAG
- a CDS encoding methylglyoxal synthase, with protein MTRVALIAHDDKKPDMIDLAQEHEELLEQYDLLATGTTGKRLMEETDLDVERKESGPLGGDMMIGAEVAEGILDGIVFLRDPLRAQAHEPDISALLRICDVHDTALATNLASAEYLLKGLADRPVHQSD; from the coding sequence ATGACACGTGTAGCGCTGATCGCACACGATGATAAGAAACCAGATATGATCGACCTCGCACAGGAACACGAGGAACTGCTGGAGCAGTACGACCTCCTCGCGACAGGGACGACCGGCAAGCGATTGATGGAAGAAACTGACCTTGATGTCGAGCGTAAGGAGTCCGGACCGCTCGGCGGGGACATGATGATCGGTGCGGAGGTCGCCGAGGGTATCCTCGACGGGATCGTCTTCCTGCGTGACCCGTTACGCGCGCAGGCCCACGAACCGGACATCTCAGCGCTGCTACGGATCTGTGACGTTCACGACACGGCCCTGGCGACGAACCTCGCTTCGGCGGAGTACCTGCTCAAGGGACTCGCGGATCGCCCGGTCCATCAGAGCGACTAG
- a CDS encoding PAS domain-containing protein, producing the protein MFDSDSPDELEQHLTRFIDNLPGLAYRCEPQPPWEMTFLRGQVESLTGYSVEAFEAHELTWGELVREDTSTNLTEDIETAIEERSQFSVTYDIRTSSGEIKHVFERGLPIVEDGDVVALEGVIVEITQRKEYEQRLRRQNDLFAQTQEMADVGGWELDPRTETLRWTDQVHRIHGLPLDYEPTVEDALEFYHEDDRPLMQEAVQRAIVQGESFDHELRIITYHGEQRWVRARGVPQVEDGETVRVRGAIQDVTDRRERERSLREEKALTKSIFEALPDILYVLNEEGQFTRWNDRFRSVTGYSDDEIAEMRPEDFIAKEDRDAVRAKIRSVLEDEDPTTVKAQLKTKSGEQILYEFTSAPLSKGDRGERELVGLGRDISGRLEQQRRFEAVFNNTYQFTGLLDSGGTLIEVNDAGLEFTNTSRGEVIGVKLWEALELCTDDAQRSLRRGFEQALSGDWYRDELRVRAEGQDTIIDVSIRPITDESGEVVFLVPEGRDITEFKEREQLLRVLNRLLRHNIRNDLTAIRGYAGTLADSVSDPELIEYAGQIDAAADNLLSTSEKAKEMVDLILAPVRDTATLDVEPVVKTVSRSLRREYPAATVTVAIEESVVAECDERLGIVLEQLIENGIEHTTGDQPHVDVRVSGRGDTARIEIADTGPGIPEDEWSMINEEVRDAPTQLRHGKGIGLILTQWIVDEFGGSVQYTERPETGSLVIVRLPAASAAEQND; encoded by the coding sequence GTGTTCGACAGTGACTCTCCCGATGAACTGGAACAACATCTGACGCGGTTCATCGATAACCTCCCGGGTCTCGCGTACCGGTGCGAGCCACAGCCACCGTGGGAGATGACGTTTTTGCGCGGACAGGTGGAGTCACTCACCGGGTATTCGGTGGAAGCATTCGAGGCCCACGAGCTGACGTGGGGCGAGCTCGTTCGGGAAGACACGTCCACAAACCTCACCGAGGATATCGAGACCGCAATCGAAGAGCGGTCACAGTTCAGCGTCACCTACGATATCCGTACGAGTAGCGGTGAGATCAAACACGTCTTCGAGCGTGGTCTGCCGATCGTCGAGGACGGCGACGTTGTCGCGCTCGAAGGAGTCATCGTCGAAATAACCCAGCGCAAGGAGTACGAACAGCGCCTGCGACGGCAGAATGATCTGTTTGCCCAGACCCAGGAAATGGCTGACGTAGGCGGGTGGGAGCTGGATCCTCGTACCGAAACCCTCCGCTGGACCGATCAGGTACACCGGATCCACGGCCTTCCCCTGGACTACGAACCGACTGTTGAGGACGCCCTGGAGTTCTACCACGAGGACGATCGGCCGCTGATGCAGGAGGCGGTACAGCGTGCCATTGTGCAGGGCGAGTCGTTCGACCATGAACTCCGAATTATCACGTATCACGGCGAACAGCGCTGGGTTCGTGCGAGAGGTGTTCCACAGGTCGAGGACGGTGAGACGGTCCGCGTTCGGGGGGCGATTCAGGACGTCACGGATCGACGTGAACGCGAGCGGTCGCTTCGGGAGGAAAAGGCGCTGACCAAAAGCATCTTCGAGGCGCTTCCGGATATCCTCTATGTCTTGAATGAGGAGGGGCAGTTCACACGGTGGAACGATCGGTTCCGGAGTGTGACTGGCTACTCCGATGACGAGATTGCAGAGATGCGTCCGGAGGATTTCATTGCGAAGGAGGATCGGGACGCCGTCAGGGCGAAAATACGGAGTGTCCTCGAAGACGAAGACCCAACGACGGTCAAAGCGCAACTGAAGACGAAATCAGGCGAGCAGATCCTCTACGAATTCACGAGTGCACCGCTCTCGAAGGGCGATCGGGGAGAGCGGGAACTCGTGGGGCTGGGTCGTGATATTTCGGGTCGGCTGGAACAGCAGCGACGCTTCGAGGCGGTGTTTAACAACACCTACCAGTTCACGGGTCTGCTAGATTCCGGGGGGACGCTCATCGAGGTCAACGATGCCGGACTCGAATTCACTAACACGAGCCGGGGCGAGGTGATCGGGGTGAAGCTGTGGGAGGCTCTGGAGCTCTGTACCGACGACGCACAGCGGTCGCTTCGCCGTGGCTTCGAGCAGGCGCTGTCCGGCGACTGGTACCGGGACGAGCTCCGTGTTCGAGCCGAGGGACAGGATACCATCATCGACGTTTCGATCAGGCCGATTACCGACGAGAGTGGTGAGGTCGTCTTTCTGGTCCCGGAGGGGCGTGATATCACCGAGTTCAAGGAACGAGAGCAGCTACTCCGGGTTCTCAATCGACTCCTGCGGCACAATATTCGAAACGACCTGACCGCGATCCGGGGCTACGCCGGAACGCTCGCGGACTCGGTGTCTGATCCAGAACTGATCGAGTATGCCGGACAGATCGACGCTGCGGCGGATAATCTGCTATCGACCAGTGAAAAAGCAAAGGAGATGGTCGACCTGATTCTCGCCCCGGTCAGAGATACTGCTACCCTGGATGTCGAACCGGTGGTGAAAACGGTGTCACGATCGCTCCGGCGTGAGTACCCGGCGGCTACGGTGACCGTAGCGATCGAGGAGTCGGTCGTCGCCGAGTGTGACGAGCGACTCGGAATTGTCCTCGAACAGCTAATCGAGAACGGAATCGAGCATACCACGGGCGATCAGCCACACGTTGACGTTCGTGTGTCCGGCCGTGGTGATACTGCGCGGATCGAGATCGCCGACACCGGTCCTGGTATCCCCGAAGACGAGTGGTCGATGATCAACGAGGAAGTCCGGGATGCACCAACACAGCTTCGGCACGGCAAGGGAATCGGGCTGATACTGACACAGTGGATCGTCGACGAGTTCGGCGGGTCAGTCCAGTATACCGAGCGGCCCGAAACAGGGAGTCTCGTTATCGTTCGTCTCCCTGCGGCGTCGGCTGCCGAGCAAAACGACTAA
- a CDS encoding GtrA family protein, whose translation MSGGGSTIDILQARLRSLASGGRLVRFATVGLVGTTIDFAVLISLVEHWELPLELAKIIAVEAAILVMFVLNDRWTFSQWGRDGYRSLLARLATSNAVRLGGLTVATVVLSALVRVFGVPYLLANAVGIACGFVVNFLAESYFTWSVHE comes from the coding sequence ATGAGCGGTGGGGGATCTACTATCGATATACTGCAGGCACGGCTTCGCTCACTGGCATCCGGCGGCCGACTCGTCCGGTTCGCTACTGTCGGCCTCGTCGGTACCACGATCGATTTCGCCGTCCTGATCTCGCTTGTCGAACACTGGGAACTCCCGCTGGAACTCGCCAAGATTATCGCCGTCGAGGCTGCGATCCTCGTCATGTTCGTTCTGAACGACCGCTGGACGTTCTCGCAGTGGGGGAGGGACGGCTACCGGTCGCTGCTGGCACGCCTCGCCACCTCGAACGCCGTTCGTCTCGGCGGACTCACCGTCGCTACTGTCGTGCTCTCCGCACTGGTGCGGGTGTTTGGCGTCCCGTACCTGCTGGCCAACGCCGTGGGTATTGCCTGTGGTTTCGTCGTCAACTTTCTGGCGGAGAGCTACTTTACCTGGAGCGTCCACGAGTGA
- a CDS encoding competence/damage-inducible protein A: MEVAILTVGDEVLAGDTPNTNATWLAEQITGRGSTVARILTLPDDRTLIAGTIGDWRGRFDAVVVTGGLGGTHDDVTADALADAFDRYLVVDPAVREDVLETAAAYRDANPELVAEHDLDLDVDAWASLPGGARAIINPEGLCPGCVLETVYAFPGVPAEMQALFDLVAHEFDGDVTSRTLYTPQPEGSMIDALAGVRERFDVQVGSYPDTGGLNRLKVSGEDADDVVAAAEWLQGRVTVDRVV, translated from the coding sequence ATGGAAGTCGCGATCCTCACTGTCGGCGACGAGGTGCTGGCAGGCGACACGCCGAACACGAACGCTACCTGGCTCGCCGAACAGATCACGGGCCGTGGCTCGACGGTCGCCCGGATCCTCACGCTGCCGGACGACCGCACTCTCATCGCCGGGACGATCGGCGACTGGCGCGGCCGGTTCGACGCTGTCGTAGTCACCGGCGGTCTCGGCGGAACTCACGACGACGTCACTGCGGACGCCCTCGCCGACGCGTTTGATCGCTATCTGGTCGTCGATCCGGCAGTTCGTGAGGACGTCCTCGAAACCGCCGCGGCCTACCGCGATGCCAACCCCGAACTCGTCGCCGAACACGACCTCGATCTTGACGTCGACGCGTGGGCGTCGCTCCCTGGCGGTGCTCGCGCGATCATCAACCCCGAAGGACTCTGTCCCGGCTGTGTGCTAGAGACCGTCTACGCCTTTCCGGGCGTCCCAGCGGAGATGCAGGCGCTCTTCGATCTGGTCGCCCACGAGTTCGACGGTGACGTGACATCGAGGACGCTGTACACCCCCCAGCCCGAGGGCTCGATGATCGACGCTCTCGCGGGCGTGCGCGAACGGTTCGATGTACAAGTTGGAAGCTATCCGGACACTGGTGGGCTAAATCGACTGAAAGTGAGCGGCGAGGATGCTGATGACGTTGTAGCTGCCGCAGAGTGGTTGCAAGGCCGGGTTACAGTCGACAGAGTGGTGTGA
- a CDS encoding bactofilin family protein, translating into MRRFVVVLVVLAVVGSLAVGPAVATAEETRTGGTVVIEEGETVEDLTVAGGTVVIDGTVEGELQVVGGTVTIDGDAENVSVLGGDVRITGDVSGDLQVIGGNVWIGETATVGGSLSIAAGSVTIDGTVQGDVEAGSGTITLGSSAVIGGDLTYAGELDVQPGAEVEGETTRDPGTVIGPAEFPEELEWAIAAYALLLNMLLGAILLALGPRFSLAVSDRFRESTLSSAGVGLLAIIVVPVLLGLLALSILGLPLSLVGFLLFAVFLWVATVYGRYAVGMWLLSFANIRSRWLGLIVGLPLVALVAQIPYVGSLFAGLVSLIGIGALALAVRELRTDGTDVSS; encoded by the coding sequence ATGAGACGTTTCGTTGTCGTTCTCGTAGTGCTGGCGGTTGTGGGTAGTCTCGCGGTCGGTCCTGCCGTCGCCACGGCCGAGGAGACCAGGACCGGCGGTACAGTCGTCATCGAGGAAGGGGAGACTGTCGAGGATCTGACCGTCGCCGGTGGAACCGTCGTTATCGACGGGACCGTCGAGGGTGAACTGCAGGTCGTCGGAGGGACCGTAACGATCGACGGCGACGCGGAGAACGTGTCGGTGCTCGGCGGCGATGTCCGAATCACCGGTGACGTAAGTGGCGATCTGCAGGTCATCGGTGGGAACGTCTGGATCGGCGAGACGGCAACCGTCGGTGGATCGCTTTCGATCGCCGCAGGCTCGGTGACGATCGACGGGACGGTTCAGGGAGATGTGGAGGCGGGGTCCGGTACAATCACGCTCGGATCGAGCGCGGTGATCGGCGGCGATCTGACCTACGCTGGCGAACTGGACGTCCAGCCGGGAGCGGAGGTGGAGGGCGAGACGACGCGCGACCCCGGTACGGTGATCGGTCCGGCGGAGTTCCCCGAGGAGCTTGAGTGGGCCATCGCGGCGTACGCGCTGCTGTTGAACATGCTGCTCGGGGCGATACTGCTCGCTCTCGGCCCACGGTTTTCGCTGGCGGTAAGTGATCGGTTCAGGGAGTCCACGCTGTCAAGTGCCGGTGTTGGATTGCTAGCCATCATCGTGGTGCCGGTCCTGCTCGGCCTGCTTGCGTTGAGTATCCTTGGGCTTCCGCTCTCGCTGGTCGGGTTCCTGTTGTTCGCCGTTTTCCTCTGGGTGGCGACAGTCTACGGGAGGTACGCCGTTGGGATGTGGCTGCTTTCGTTTGCGAATATCCGGAGCCGCTGGCTCGGGCTGATCGTCGGATTGCCGCTCGTGGCACTCGTTGCACAAATACCCTATGTCGGGAGTCTGTTCGCGGGGTTAGTCTCACTGATAGGGATCGGGGCGTTGGCACTGGCAGTGAGGGAGCTGAGAACCGATGGGACGGACGTGAGTAGTTGA
- a CDS encoding ABC transporter permease, whose protein sequence is MSLLSLFLKRIAVGVFSAWMVLTTVFAAMSVTDDWVAQGLEGQLRWGGTSEEELQQRIDEYMAGRGYDRPLHEQYIDWMGNMISLQWGDSFTTGEPVLPFVVGGVLRTGTYVVPAVFLGVLIGSLLGIYAGVRSDHPLSDLGRGTAYLLFALPSFWLGGIAVSLVEGGVIDRPDFLFDHGLPVLFTTMALVGGYVSYSRAYTLEYTNAEFVTLVRAKGAHPLRVIRHIVRNAAIPLFSMLFTEVVALLVLSVFVIEVLFGIDGFGLRFFIALTERDLPVVLGNTMVVILLGVVGSIIQDLTYSLLDPRVDIGRR, encoded by the coding sequence ATGAGTCTGCTCAGCTTATTCCTGAAACGAATCGCCGTCGGGGTCTTTTCCGCGTGGATGGTTCTGACGACGGTTTTCGCCGCGATGTCCGTCACCGACGACTGGGTCGCTCAGGGCCTAGAGGGTCAGCTGCGTTGGGGAGGGACAAGCGAGGAGGAACTGCAGCAACGAATTGACGAGTACATGGCTGGACGCGGGTATGATCGACCCCTCCATGAGCAGTATATCGACTGGATGGGAAACATGATCTCGCTTCAGTGGGGCGATTCGTTCACTACAGGGGAACCAGTTCTTCCGTTTGTCGTGGGCGGTGTCCTCCGTACAGGGACGTATGTCGTCCCTGCTGTGTTTCTGGGGGTTCTCATCGGCAGTCTACTCGGGATATACGCGGGAGTCCGGAGCGATCATCCCTTGTCGGATCTCGGTCGTGGGACGGCGTACCTCCTGTTTGCTCTCCCGAGTTTCTGGCTTGGGGGGATCGCAGTTTCACTTGTTGAGGGGGGCGTTATCGATCGTCCAGATTTTCTGTTCGACCACGGGTTGCCGGTTCTGTTCACTACGATGGCGTTGGTCGGTGGGTACGTCAGCTATTCTCGGGCATATACACTGGAATACACGAACGCGGAGTTCGTTACACTGGTCAGAGCCAAGGGCGCACACCCGCTTCGAGTGATACGGCATATCGTCCGGAACGCTGCGATACCGCTTTTCTCGATGCTATTTACTGAAGTTGTCGCATTGCTGGTACTCTCGGTATTCGTGATTGAGGTGCTGTTCGGAATCGACGGCTTTGGGTTGCGGTTTTTTATTGCCCTCACTGAGCGTGACCTTCCTGTAGTGCTTGGCAACACGATGGTCGTTATTCTGCTTGGGGTTGTCGGCAGCATTATTCAGGATCTCACCTACTCGCTTCTCGATCCGCGCGTGGATATCGGGCGCCGATAG
- a CDS encoding ABC transporter permease — protein sequence MRGTDRDDRFENVDWSEITASKQRLSTERAFLVVGILAVFVVYLSDRFVANAYLIGTWNPGLIDWAFLLSSVIVVAYGVVPLIKRRRAVQSELAQLRSRPIVFGALGFLCGVCMLGLLGPGLVSNPGLRFEHAFHPPVGFSTEIPRVECVGSVTGPPLDSSCHGSWTYPLGTNERGFGMGYLLIRGSRVTVYILVIAVAAIVPLAAAIGAIAGLHGGIVDRLLMSYVDLQLSIPAIVAYFIGYTYWNPSLLLLVSAFAVLSWGGVARLVRSEVLQRRERGHIRVARSLGASNRYIIARHIIPNITNTLIPAVCQLLALLILFEAGIAFLGFHHIELYSWGSVISESVNAEIASHLQTRAEYPAYRIWWVSTLPALALTTTILSLKLVGDGLRDILDPRGGQ from the coding sequence ATGCGCGGCACCGATCGTGATGACCGGTTCGAAAACGTCGACTGGTCGGAGATCACTGCATCAAAGCAGCGGCTTTCAACGGAAAGAGCATTTCTGGTTGTTGGTATACTGGCAGTTTTCGTTGTGTACCTGTCCGATCGGTTCGTCGCGAACGCATATTTGATCGGGACGTGGAATCCCGGGCTCATCGATTGGGCGTTTTTGCTGTCATCTGTCATCGTCGTAGCATACGGCGTAGTGCCGCTTATCAAGCGTCGGCGCGCAGTCCAATCCGAACTTGCGCAGTTGCGATCACGACCGATCGTCTTTGGCGCACTTGGATTTCTCTGTGGCGTTTGTATGCTTGGACTGCTCGGGCCCGGACTCGTGTCGAATCCCGGATTGCGATTTGAGCATGCCTTCCATCCACCTGTTGGGTTTTCAACGGAGATTCCGCGTGTCGAGTGTGTCGGAAGTGTCACAGGTCCGCCGCTGGATAGTAGCTGTCACGGTTCCTGGACGTACCCGCTCGGCACGAACGAACGTGGGTTTGGAATGGGATACCTCTTGATTCGTGGTTCGAGAGTGACAGTATACATACTTGTAATCGCAGTTGCTGCGATTGTCCCACTGGCGGCTGCTATCGGGGCAATCGCCGGGCTTCACGGAGGCATCGTCGACCGGCTACTCATGTCGTACGTCGATCTCCAGCTCTCTATTCCGGCGATCGTCGCATATTTTATTGGGTATACCTATTGGAACCCATCACTGTTGTTGTTAGTGTCAGCGTTCGCAGTGCTCAGTTGGGGCGGAGTGGCACGTCTCGTCAGGAGTGAAGTGCTCCAACGTCGAGAACGCGGACACATTCGTGTTGCACGCAGTCTGGGTGCCTCTAATCGATATATAATAGCTCGCCATATCATTCCGAATATAACGAATACGTTGATTCCGGCCGTATGTCAGCTACTGGCCTTGCTGATCCTATTCGAAGCAGGCATTGCCTTCCTCGGATTCCACCATATCGAGTTGTACTCGTGGGGATCAGTTATCAGTGAATCCGTCAACGCTGAAATAGCGAGTCATCTGCAGACGAGAGCAGAGTATCCCGCGTACAGGATCTGGTGGGTTTCGACGCTACCAGCACTTGCGTTGACAACAACGATACTTTCGCTCAAACTCGTCGGAGATGGACTCAGAGACATTCTGGATCCACGAGGTGGACAATGA
- a CDS encoding ABC transporter ATP-binding protein: MKRENGAESRDERPLLTVENLRTTIHTKHKTVSAVDGIDFTVDRGETVCIVGESGSGKSVTCESLTGLIKQPPAEIVSGTVEFAGTEILSADDATRRSHRGSDIAHLFQNPQQSLDPVYTIGDQIVETIRIHEQVDRQTARLRGIELLRQVGIPRADSRIDVYPHELSGGMAQRVALAISLAADPTLLIADEPTTSVDVTVQARLIELFRDLTDSGMGLLFVTHDLRVVAALADRVLVMFGGTIVERGPVEQVFERPAHPYTQELFQSYGTIDHRTSRTTREDIPATGCRFRSECPYEIEACSERTQPPSYPVAAESDHVVSCVYYDGEHSPAPILESGSAVNHQTDMSNTDE, encoded by the coding sequence ATGAAGCGAGAAAACGGAGCAGAAAGTAGGGACGAACGGCCACTACTCACCGTTGAAAATCTTCGAACGACGATTCACACAAAACACAAAACGGTATCTGCCGTAGATGGAATCGACTTTACCGTCGACCGCGGCGAAACGGTCTGTATCGTCGGTGAATCAGGGAGCGGCAAAAGCGTCACATGCGAGTCGCTTACGGGACTTATCAAGCAGCCGCCAGCGGAAATCGTCTCCGGCACTGTGGAGTTTGCAGGTACTGAGATCCTTTCGGCGGATGACGCAACTCGACGGTCACACCGCGGGAGCGATATCGCCCACCTGTTTCAGAACCCCCAGCAGTCGCTTGATCCGGTCTATACTATCGGCGATCAGATCGTCGAGACGATCCGTATCCACGAGCAGGTAGACCGACAAACAGCACGTCTCAGGGGTATCGAACTGCTGCGTCAAGTTGGTATTCCACGAGCAGACAGCCGGATTGATGTCTACCCTCACGAACTCTCCGGCGGGATGGCCCAGCGGGTTGCGCTCGCTATTTCACTTGCCGCAGATCCCACTCTTCTGATTGCTGACGAGCCGACTACTTCTGTGGACGTGACAGTTCAGGCACGATTGATCGAACTCTTTCGCGATCTGACTGACAGCGGAATGGGGTTATTGTTTGTAACACACGACTTGCGGGTAGTTGCTGCGCTCGCAGACCGTGTTCTGGTGATGTTCGGCGGTACCATCGTCGAACGTGGACCCGTCGAGCAGGTCTTTGAGCGTCCAGCCCACCCATACACTCAGGAGTTGTTTCAGAGCTATGGGACCATCGACCATCGAACCTCTCGAACTACGCGTGAGGATATCCCGGCCACAGGCTGTCGATTTCGATCCGAATGCCCCTATGAAATAGAGGCGTGTAGTGAGCGTACACAACCGCCGTCATATCCCGTTGCTGCCGAATCAGACCACGTTGTGTCGTGTGTGTACTACGACGGCGAGCACTCTCCCGCGCCGATACTCGAATCGGGTTCGGCAGTGAATCACCAGACTGACATGAGTAATACCGATGAGTAA